The window TAAAAATGTGAATAGAGAAGCTATTTTATCTAAGTAATGATTGGGTTACACATttcagaatataagaatagccatagtgggtcagactaatggtccaactagcccagtatccttccaCAGGGACAATTCATgttacaagtacctggaagaaacccaaatagtagcaacagttAAATGGCATACATGTAATTTTTAAGTAGGTTTCAACCTTTTCGTCCACCTCAGTCTCAAGTCTTTTCTTCCTTTGACATTTACTCATCTGCCAACTCACTCCCTTACCTCTCTGGGTAGCTGTCATTTATCATCCCCCTAATAAACCCCCTCTTCCTTTTCTCTGACTTTGATATCTGGCTTTCCTTCTCTTTCAAATTATTCTTCCCATCCCTCtgactcttaagaacataagagttgcactgggtcagaacaaaggtccatcaagcccaggatcctgtttcaaactggctaacccaggtcccaagtacctagctagatcccaagtagtaaaacagattttttgctgcttatcctaggaaaaagcagtggattttcccatcttaataatggcttatagacatttcttttaggaaattatccaacccttttttaaaccttgctaagcaaACTGCTTTACCTGCCTAAAGTAACTGATTCaaagtactggtaaatataaTTTTAGACAGGACAAAAGAAGTGTGTGCGTATTATAATgcttttttattttgaagctggagtcaGCGACGGTATACTTTTACTGACTCTGACTCCACTCGAAACTCCTTCTGATTCCACGATTCTAACTCCAGCTCCCTGTCTGGGAGTATCACTGGTACCCAGATGGAGTAGTGGCCAGAAGGCTTGGCAAGTTCCTGTAATCCAACATTAGTTTCTGTACCGttacacttttttgaagctgcgtttaGGTTCTAACATAGCCAACATGTAAAGCACCCATTTTTGCTGGTCGTTCCCTCCATAGTCCCCCACCCTATCTGCCTCCTCATTCCCCTtctaattccctacctgagcatCATATATAGATTCACCcatttgtcctgtgtgtctgtcttaattagattgtaaggtctagcgtgcagggactgtctcttgcatgtttaatgtacagccctGCATGCATTGGGTAGCACTGTAGAAATACAGTAATAAATTGCTGTTGTAATCCTTTTATTCCACCTCTAAGCTGTTATTAAATCATGGGCTGGTCTTTTGGGGTGTTTAGAACAgtattttagcattaaatttagcacaaatttaaaaaaggaaaaattgctTTTTAAATTATACCACCAGACAGAAGATAATTTTATATCATAAATTAATGTGTACCAATCTTTATAAGCTATATAAGTGTACATGCATTATGTGATTGCATCCTGGTTAAGTGAGTTCAGTGGAAGTTTTTGTTCTGAGCTTGTCTTGTTACATTACAAGTACCTTAACCTCTTTCCATCTGCCAGGGCAGTGTGTGGTGATGATGGAGCAGAGGTTAGCGGAATTCAGAGCCAGGAAAAAAAGAGCCGAGATGGaagctggaaaaggaggcaaGCTAGGGTCCTTGAGCCTGGAAACAGCGGAAGAGGCAAAGGGACTCATCACAGTGTTTAAAGAAAAACTGCAAATTCTGGGTGGAAGAAGGACCGAGGAGCCACAAGCATCTGGAGTTGCTGCTGAGACTAGGAGCAACCAGCAAAGTCCAGTGGTAAGAGTCGGGGCTGTAATGGGAATTACTACACCCCCCCAGTAATGTTTGGAAATGTTTCTAATGTTGATTGAACAGATATATGTGCATATGGTATGTTTTCCTGTAGGAAAGAGGAtatgtaaaggaaaaaaaaaacaacccggcaggctggtgcagatgaggacggagcttgcaggaacggggcagggacaggaaaggaacttgcggggacaggaaaatgagttcccacagggacggggaaaaatttgtccccatgtcattctctagatgtgagcccaccaaaaccctttggtaccatcatataggtgacacctgcaggcataaaggctattggtcGGTATGCAGTTGGGTCTAGTAGCTATTTGGTggtttttggagggctcactgtaCACTATAAGGGGGTCCCTGATGAAATGtatacctgggcctttttatatgaaggtcactgcagtgctccctgaggtgccccactgctgtACTGGGATGTCTGTGGCCAgtttactaaaaatgctggcccctcctacatcccaatggcttgtcttttgtgtttttcttttggacgtgcatcagaaaaatggctatttttgaAAAACCAGGATAGACATttagcagctttgaaaatggacatgtttaatccatctgtgcacgtccccctCCACCcagtggttccacagcttcctaaatagctgctcatggggtaccttgtcaaaggctttttggaagtcgagataaatgatgtcaatgggttcccctttgtccatatgGCTGTTTATcctttcaaagaagtgcagtaagttcatttgacacgatcttcccttgcagaggccatgctggcttgccttcaattgtccatttttttctatgtgctcacagatgctgccttttatcagtgcttctatcatcttgcccggaactgaagtcaagcttaccggcctgtagttccctgggtcacccttcgatccctttttaaagataggtgtgtcatttgctattctccagtcctccaggattttCCCAGTTCTcaaagataggttgcaaatttgtcggagtgcaaaacgtccaaactcaaatttggacatcatattgaaaatggccctccatatctacGAGCAGCAGTGTGTCATATATCTTATCAAAAGGGCCTTTGCCATACTCCCTTCAGACAAAGAGGACACCGAAGAGGAAATTCTGAAAGGTATACTAGACAGGTATCAACAAACCTAAAAATAAACAGGACTTACTGCTTGCTCTGTCTTAATCCATCTCTTCTTTTAGCAAATAAATGGAGGGGTGGAGTGGGTAGAAGATGGAAATGCTCACATTTAACAGGGTTCCTGGTATGAGAATACAGTTTGGACCGTGTAAATCTTTTCTTGGAAAAGGATTGATTTCATTTCTGGGAAGATGGTTCTAAAAAGCCAATGTTTCTCTACAGTGTAATATAAATCCCTTTAATAAGTTAGAGCACACtgaaaactgttttgttttaagAATTATTTTCATAGAAGGCAACCTTACCAGGAGTTGGGAAAGTGTATTTATCCTTTtgtattaccatatatactcgaatatgaaCCAAAATTTTGTTGCCCAAAAAATggaggtctcagtttatatttgggtcagcccacatctgccccccccccccgcccctaaCCTGTTTtcaggcctctgctgggcctgccgtgagacctggtggtccagcagtggctgggacggagggatccctccctcctcctgtccAAGTTGATCTAATTATTGTCCATCTCCATCCCGCCGCCTCCCCTGCGTACCTTTAGTTAACCTAGTGGTCCAATAGTGAATCGCAGGGCAACAAAACAGGAGaaagtccaactttgtctgcagaaaaaaccaagcaggagaaacaaacaaaactgcagactgtgtacaagatgcaggcaaaaatttattgtaccaaaattaaaatgcaaataagtaaagtaaaacccttttaccaatcaagggacccgacacggtccatgtttcggacaaaccttcgtcaggggtcctaataaatacaaatacaatacagaaaacattaaaaacactTGTAAACTCTTATAAAAAGCGGAAAGTAACAAGATGGTGTTATTATGCCATGCTACTAAGGCTTGTGGTCAAGTGACGTGAATGACAAGAAAGAGGGTATGTGAAATAGTAAGGAAACATGCAAAGTAAGATAAACAAGAATATAAGGAAAATGataacattaaacaaaaaaacactATAAGAAATTAGTGACAAAAGAACGTGACACCAAATGGAAAAGTGAGAAATTAAAGGAATAAGTACCCatagggttttattttacttatttgcattttaattttggtacaataaatttttgcctgcatcttgtacacagtctgcagttttgtttgtttcttccaATAGTGAATCGCGTCGGGagcaatcttcttttgttcctgcacatgcagagccgctagctaatTGGTTGTCGGGAGTTCTCACGGTCCCACGTAAACTTTCCAGCAGCCAATTAACTAACTAggggctctgcatgggcaggagcgaaagaaaatcgcttctgccccgatttaccgctggaccaccagggaaactaaAGGACACGGGCAGAGCCAAttagctagcagctctgcatgggcagcAGCAAAGGAAGATCACTCCTTCCGCCAGGGAATCTAAAGGTACGCAGGGGAGGCCAGAGGGAGATGATAATAgttagaatcggctgggacaggaggcgggatggatccctcctgtcccagccaccactggaccaccaggtcctCACagcaggcccggcagaggcctgcaaggcatcgggagggagggggctgggtgcagagatgggcaggggagggaatgaagggGCTTGATGTAGAGCAGCAAGGGAGAGGAAACAGGGAGCAGGGcaaggtttatattcgagtcaaccttttttcctcctttttaggaggaAAAAAGTTACTTTGGTTTCTATTCGAGTGAATACGGTAGGTGCTAGAAAAGTTATCTTGGTTTCTATTCAAGTGAATACGGTAGGTGCTAGTAAAGTGGAATTTGCTTCACAACTATTTCTAGATGTTTCTCAAGACTTTAGTGACTTTACTTAACTCTCTTCTGTCATTATTGCCAGGATCTCCCTCGTAGCCGCAGAAGTTCCTCGGGGGATGGATTTACTGCCCACCCGGTGCTGTCACAGTGGCTTCTACAGATTAATCCCCTCATCTTGAAGTTCCTTCTCTGGCTGGTTTTGCTGGGGCTCTTTGTGGAGCTGGAGTTTGGACTGGTATATTTTGTGCTTTCCATGTTTTACTGGATATATGAAGGAACTCGCAGCCCGAGGGAGaggaagatgggggagaagaGTGCTTATTCTGTATTTAATCCAGGCTGTGAGGCTATTCAGGGAACCTTGACTGCAGAACAGTTTGAGAGAGAACTGCAGTACAGACCGATGGCTGTGAGCTAAAGatttctttttaataaactttcagGCTTTATTTATATCTGGTATGTGTTATACATACTGGTATTATATGGTATATAATATCCAAAAGGTCTAGGTGTCCTAGATTTGCTAGAATAAAAATTCTCCCCAATGGATCCTGTAAATTTAAGTGCCTTTTCTCCCCAGCAGGGGGTGCTAAAAAAACTCTGCAGGGCCTACTGAAGGAATGAAGTAGGCAGTTAGGCACCTTAACTGGGAGAGAGAatagatggtctaagtcagtggtctcaaactcgcggcctgggggccacatgtggcccgccaggtaccattttgaggccctctgtatgtctACCATaatcaaatgtaaaataaaaccgtttcttgatcatacgtctctttagctataaatgacaatatgattattaatatttagccaaaaggaaagatttagaaactataaagggtttttacctcatgcaaaattgtcatttctttaagaacataagaacataagaaattcctctgctgggtcagacccgaggtccatcgtgcccagcagtccgctcacgcggtggcccagcaggtccaggacctgtgcagtaatcttctatctatacccctctatcttcttttccagtaggaatttgtctaatccttttttgaagcccagtaccgtactctgcccaatcacgtcctctggaagcgcattccaggtgtccaccacacgttgggtaaaaaagaacttcctagtatttgttttgaatctgtctcctatcaacttttccgagtgccctcttgttcttttattattcgagagtttgaagaatctgtccctctccactctctctatgcccttcatgatcttataagtctctatcatatcccctctaagtcttctcttctccagggaaaatagacccagcttctccaatctctcagcatatgacaggttttccataccttttatcagacgcgtcgctctcctctgaaccctctcgactaatgccatatccttcttaaggtacggcgaccaatattggacgcagtactccaaatgcggacgtaccattgcccgatacaatggcaggataacctctttcgttctggctgtaataccctttttgattataccaagcattctattcgctctcttagcggccgctgcacactgtgccgtcggcttcaatgtcatgtccaccaatacccccaagtccctttcctgggtacttttatttaataatatccctcccattgtatagttgtacctcgagtttctgctccccacatgtaataccttacatttctcaacgttgaacttcatctgccatctcatcgcccaatcttctagtttgttcaagtccctttgcaattcttcgcattcctctgtagtccgagctccattaaatagtttagtgtcatccgcaaattttattatctcgcacttcgtccctgtttctagatcatttatgaagatattaaatagtagcggcccgagcaccgagccctgcgggacaccactcgtgaccctcctccagtcggagtagtgacccttcagtcctaccctttgttttctaccctccaaccagtttcttatccatctatgtatgtcatcttccaccccatggttcttcagtttccggagtagacgttcatggggcaccttgtcaaaggctttttggaaatctagatatatgatgtcaatggggtctcctttgtccatctgtttgttaatcccttcgaagaaatgcaataagtttgtttggcacgatcttcccttgcagaaaccatgctggctggctgtcagaagttcgtgtttttcaaaatgttgatcaatgctttcttttatcagtgcttctgccattttcccaggaactgaagtcaggctcactggcctgtagtttcccggatcacctcttgatccctttttaaagatgggcgtaatgttggctattttccaatcctccgggatctcgcctgttttcagggataagttgcaaatttgctgcagtagttccgctatctcctcctttaattcctttagaacccttggatgtatgccctccataggcc is drawn from Geotrypetes seraphini chromosome 3, aGeoSer1.1, whole genome shotgun sequence and contains these coding sequences:
- the SAYSD1 gene encoding SAYSvFN domain-containing protein 1, whose protein sequence is MMEQRLAEFRARKKRAEMEAGKGGKLGSLSLETAEEAKGLITVFKEKLQILGGRRTEEPQASGVAAETRSNQQSPVDLPRSRRSSSGDGFTAHPVLSQWLLQINPLILKFLLWLVLLGLFVELEFGLVYFVLSMFYWIYEGTRSPRERKMGEKSAYSVFNPGCEAIQGTLTAEQFERELQYRPMAVS